Part of the Paeniglutamicibacter sulfureus genome, AACCGCCATACCTGCCCCAGTGCGTCCGGTCCCGCAAACCATGCCACACCCGGGGAACGCGCCGGGTTCACGGAGGTGTTGGTGATCGGAATGGAAACCAGATGGATCAGCGTCAGGGTGAGACCGATGGAAATGCCGGCAAGACCCCGGGGCGCCCGCTCACCGGTGGACCCGAGGATGACATAGAGGAACACGGCGGTCAGGATGATTTCCGCCAGCAACGCCGCAAGCATGCTGTAACCGTCGGGCAAGCGGTCGGCCTAGCCGTTGGTGGCGAAGCCGGAGGAGACTGGATCAAATCCATGTTTACCGCTGGCGATGGCAAAGAGGACCAAGCCGGCGACGGACGCACCGACAACCTGGGTGACCATGTATGCGGGGACTGCTTTCCACTCGACCCGACCCGCCAATGCGGCACCCAATGTCACTGCCGGGTTGAAATGACCACCGGAGATGTGGCCGACCGCATAGACCATGGCCAGAATGGTCAGGCCGAAGGCCAACGCCACCCCGAGGAATCCAATTCCCATGTTGATGGTGTTCGAGGCGACGACCTTGGCTGAGAATATGGCAGCGCCGCAGCCGCCGAATACGAGTACGCCGGTGCCGAGAAACTCGGCGGTCAAACGCGATGACATGGGATGGGACATATCTGGCTCCACACGTGAAAACGCACGGCTATGCAACGTACACGGTATTCCGCAAGAAGCGGCGACATCACCACCCGCTGCGAAAATTCATCACGAGAAAGGGGAAATTCATCTGGATTCCACGGTTTTGCCGTTCGTCGATCCGGCGTCGATGTGAGGAAACTACCGGCGATTCTTGGCGAGGAGCCCCATATCGGTGCATAGACTGGGAGAAGATCGGGCGTTTCCGCCGGCAATGAAGCATGTAGGACAGGAGCAGTCGGAAGTATGGCGTCCCAGACACCGCACCAAAACGTTTCGTTTCCCTCCGAGGGACAGCGTGCACACGGATATCTCGCGTTGCCAGAAGCCGGCCAGGGCCCGGGCGTTATCGTCATCCAGGAATGGTGGGGATTGACTGACCACATCCGGGACGTGGCCGACCGCCTGGCTGCCGAGGGTTTCGTTGCCCTTGCGCCGGATCTCTTCGGCGGATCGGTCGCCCACGACGGGGCAGAGGCCGCGGAAATGATGTCGAACCTGCCCGAGGAACTCGGTGCGAAGCTGCTGGCGGGCGCCGTCGACTACCTGCTTGGCCTCGAAGCCGTCACCAGTTCGACCGCGGGAACCATCGGATTCTGCATGGGCGGCGGTTTTGTGCTGGCCCTTGCCGCCCAGCAGGGGAAGAAAATCTCCGCCGCCGTCCCCTTCTATGGCGTCGGACAGGGTGTTCCACAGAGCTATGCAGGGGTGCGGGCCCAGGTCCAGGGGCACTACGCCAATGAGGACTCGTCCTACCCGGTGGCGAAGGCGCATGCCCAGGAAGCCCAGATCCGCGAGGAATCCGGTGCCGAGGTCGTGTTCCACTACTACGATGCCCCGCATGCCTTCCACAACGATGCAAACCCTTCGGGCAACTACCGGCCCGAGGCCGCGCGCCTGGCATGGGACCGGTCGGTGGACTTCCTCCGGCAGAATATTTCCTAACCAATTTTTCCCAAAAAACCCCGGCCGCCGCAGGTGGCCACACCTAAAGGAGCGTCAGAACATGGCAGAAACCATCATCGTCGGTGTTGACGGCAGCGAAACCGCACAGCGTGCAGCAGAACGCGCGGCGCGCATCGCCACCAGCATGGATGCGGAACTCGTCGTCGTGACCGCCCACACTTCGGACAACACCGAGGTCGTGAAGATCGGCACCGACACCTGGATCCTTGACGACGCGGAGCAGGCCGGAAAGGTCGCCGAGCAGTGCGCTGCAGGCCTGCGCATCACCGAGCCGACCGCCAAGATCACCGCAGCCGCGGCGCACGGCAAGCCGCAGGAAGTATTGGTTGCCGAGGCCGAGCGCCTGAACGCCACGTTGATCGTTGTCGGCAATGTCGGCATGAAGGGCCTGGGGCGCGTTCTTGGCTCCGTGGCCACCTCAGTGGCACACGCAGCCCCATGCGATGTCTACATCGTCAAGACGGTCAAGTAGTCACCGCACGATAGTGAATCGTGGTTAGCTGCGGTCGCCCTTGGCGGCCGCAGCATCACGGACGCGCTTTTCCTCGGCGCGCACCGCGGCGAGTGAGGCACGCTCTTCCTGCAGCCACTCCGGACGATCAGCCAGCAACGCCTCGATTTCCTTGGTGGTCAGCGCCTCGGTGATTTCCGCCCGGGCCAGGCCGGAAATCGAGACATTCAACTTGTGCGCCACGACCGGGCGCGGATGCGGGCCGTTGGCCCGCAATTCCTCAAGCCACTCAGGCGGGTTCGCCAGCAATTCGTCGAGCTCGGCCCGGGACACCGGACCCTCCTGGAACTCGGCCGGAGCTGCGGGCAGGTAGATGCCCAATTTCTTTGCGGCAGTCGCCGGCTTCATGTTCTGTGGGGTTTTCTCGCTCATGTGAACAAGCGTACCGGTACGCTGGGGTGGTGACAGGACTAAAAATCGCCTATGTACCGGGTGTCACGCCCGGCAAATGGCTGAGCCGGTGGAACGAACGCTATCCACAAAACCCCTTGCTTGCCCTGCGCTACGACGGCGGGGAGATCTTGGCGCGCCTGAAGAACGGCGAATCGGACATCGTCTTCGTCCGCTTTGCCGCAGGCTCCTCGCCCAAGACCCCCGCGGTCCACGTGATACCGCTCTATGAGGAGCAACAGGTCGTCTGTGCTCCAAAGGACCACGACATCGAGCTGCATGAAGATGTGGTTCCCCTCGCCGAGATCCAAAACGAGAACTTCTTGGACCTTGCCGACTACCCGGAATCCGTTGGCGGGACGGCCATGGCCATGGAGGTGTGCTCCTCCGGGGCGGGCCTGCTGGTGCTGCCCCTGGGCGTGGCGCGACTGCACAGCCGCAAGGACGTCGTGCACCGGGAACTGTCCGGCGTCCCGCAAACCGCCATCGGCATCGCCTGGCTGGCCCCGGAGGGCGACGACCCCACGGACCCGGTGATCGAGGAATTTATCGGGGTGGTGCGCGGCCGCGGGGAAAATTCCTCACGGCAGGCATCGGTGGCGCAGAAGCAGCAAGAGCAAGCTGCAGAGGCGCGCAAGAAGCGGCAGGCCGCCGACTCCGAGGCCGCCAAAAACGCGAAAAGCACCAAGAACGCCCAGAAGAAGTCAGGCGCACGCGCGGGTCGCCCGGGTGCCAAGCGCGGGTCGAAGCCTGCCTCCCGGGGGCGCAAACGCTGATCCGGCGCCCGGTCCCGCAACCGCCCGTCGTGCTGGCTTAAACACGGTTTCACCTGCGCGCCAACGGGGCGGTGCCGAGGCAAACATGAGACGCTGGTTTCGAGACGCCAATCACAAGGGAGTGCACATGGATTTCGGGACCTACGAGACATTGCTCGTCGAGCAGCGCGGCAATGCCCTGCTCGTGACCATCAACCAGCCGGCCTCGATGAATGCACTGGCCGCCGCCGTGGTCGAGGACCTGCATGCGCTGACCGGGGTACTGGCCGACATCGGCACCGATGCACGGTGGCCCGTGCGCGGCATCATCGTTACCGGCGCCGGGGACAAGTCCTTCGTGGCCGGCGCCAACATCGTGGAGATGAACGCCATGGACCCTCAGGCCGCCTTGGCCTACGGGCGGCGCATGCACGAGGTCACGTTGCGCCTGGAGGCGCTGCCGGTACCCGTGATCGCCGCCGTCAACGGCTTCGCCCTGGGCGGTGGCTGCGAGCTGGCCATGGCCTGCGATTTCCTCTACGCCTCGGCGAACGCCAGCTTCGGCCAGCCGGAGGTCAACCTCGGATTGGTTCCGGGCTTCGGCGGATCCGTGCGCCTGCAGCAGCGCGTGGGCATCGGCATGGCCCGTGAACTGATCTACACGGGCCGGCGCATCAAGGCCGCCGAGGCCCTGCGCATCGGGCTGGTGAACCGGGTGCTTGAGGACAACGCGGCGCTGCTTGCCGCCGCCGAGGAAACCATCGCGGAGATCGCCGGCAAGGCCCCGACCGCGGTGGCCAACGTGAAGAACGCGCTCAACGAGATTGCCGGGCTGAACGTGGTCGACGGGCTCGAGGCCGAGGCCCGCTCCTTCGTCAAGGCCTTCGAGACCGAGGACTCGGTGGTGGGACGCGCCGCCTTCGTGGCGAAGTCGGCCCCCGAGTTCCCGGGCCGCTAGTGCCTCCCGCGGCACAACCGGTGCTGCACGTCTACGGGCGGCACGCCAGCCAGTACGCCGAATTGTGGTTGCCGGAGACCCGGCTGCACGACGTGGTTGCCGTGATCGTGCACGGAGGCTTCTGGCGACAGGCCTATGGCGCCGAACTGGGCCGCCCGCTGGCGGCAGACCTGGCCGCCCGCGGCATCGTGGCATGGAACCTTGAATACCGCCGCATGGCCGGGGGAGACGGCGGCTATCCGGAGACCTTCATGGACGTCGCCACCGGCATCGACGCGCTGGGTGCAGCGCTGGCCCAGGCGGGCATCGAGGACGGCCCCCGGATCGGCATCGGGCATTCGGCCGGCGGGCACCTGGCGCTCTGGGCCGCGGGCCGCTCCCTGCTGCCCGCCGGTGCTCCCGGCGCGCTGCCGGAGGGCAGCAGGTCCCTGGACGGGGTGGTGTCGCAGGCAGGGGTGCTTGACCTGGGCCTGGCCCATCGGCTGTCCCTGGGCAACGACGCGGCGGGCGAGCTGATGGGCTGTTCCCCGGAATCCGGCGCGGCGGCCTGGTTGGCTGCCGATCCCGCCGCCCGCGACCTGCCCGCGGTGCCGCTGGTGATGCTGCACGGCCGGGCGGACGCCGACGTGCCGGTGGAACTGGCCCGCTCCTTCGCCTCCCGGGCCGTGGCAGCCGGGGCGCGCGTCGACTACCGGGAGTACGACGGGGACCACTACGGGCTGATCTCCCCGGGCGACCCCGCCTGGGAGGCCACCGTGGAGGCCCTGCTGGAAGTCGGCGGCGGCGCTGCGCGGGGCGAGGAGCCTCACAAACTGCCTCTCTACCGGCTACCGACCGGTATATTGAAGTCGTCACCCCCGGAAAAACGATGAGGAGCCCGATGTGCTGACGGTCATAGGCGAGGCCCTGGTCGATGTGCTTTCCGGCGGCATCAGCGCGCCACGGACCTTCGTCGGCGGCAGCCCGCTAAACGTCGCGGTGGGCCTGGCCAAGCTGGGACACCCCGTGACATTCATTGGACGCTGGGGGGACGACGAATTCGGCGCGAAGATCCTGCACGCGCTGGAATCGAACAACGTGCGGCACATCTGCGGACCCGACGACCACCCGACCTCCACCGCGCGCGGCATCCTGGACCCCGTGGGCGCCGCCAGCTACACCTTCGACGTGCACTGGGACCTGCCGGAGCTGCCCGCGGGCACCCCGGCGCTGGCCGACGCCCAGTTGGTTCACACCGGTTCGCTGGCCACGCTCGTGGAACCGGGCGCGGGCAAGGTGCTGCGCCTCATCGAGGCGGCCCGACCGCACGCCACCATCACCTACGACCCCAACATTCGGCCTTCGCTGATCACCGACCACGGCCAGGCCGTCGCGAACGTCGAGCGCTTCGTGGCGCTTGCCGACGTGGTGCGGGCCTCGGACTCCGACCTGGAATGGCTCTACCCGCACCGCAGCGTGGAGGAGACAGCGGCGGCCTGGCTGGCCTCCGGACCGGCAATGATCGTGGCCACCTACGGTTCGGCAGGCCCGTGGGGCCTGGTCGAGGCCGGCACCGCAAGCGCCAAGGCACCGGTTGTCGATGTCGCCGACACCGTGGGCGCCGGGGATTCGTTCATCTCGGCAATGATTTCCGCCCTTGAGGTCCGCGGGCTGCTGGGCAGCGCGCGGCGCGAGGCCCTGCACCAGCTGGACACCGCCACGCTCACCGAGGTCCTTGACTACGCGGCCAGGGCCGCCGCCATCACCGTCTCGCGGCCCGGCGCCAACCCGCCGACCCGGAACGAAATCCACTAACGGGGCGCAGCGGGCATGGATGTGCGGTTGGTCGCCAGCGACCTGGACGGAACCATTATTCGCGCGGACGGGACGATTTCCCCGCGCACCATCGAGGCCTTCAAGCACGCCCGCGAGTCGGGCATGCACATCGTGTTCGTCACCGGACGGCCGGTGCGCTGGCTCGAACCGGTCCGCGCGGCATTCGGCCACCTGGGCACCGTGATCTGCTCCAACGGAGCGGTGCTCTACGACCTGGAGACCGAGCGGCTGCTCAGCGCCGAAACCATCGAGCCCGAGCTGCTCATCGAAACCCGCCGGATCATCCTGCACGCCGAACCAAGCGCCACCTTCGCCGCGGAAACCACCCGCGGCCTGCACCTGGGTTCCGGCTTCGCCGACAGCGCCGAGACCTCCCGGATTCAAACCTTTGACGCCCTTGACCTGCGCTCGGAGTCGTTGCGCGAGGAGGGAGTGGTGAAGTTCCTGGCCAAGTCGCGCACCCGGAATGCCGACGACTTCATGGCTGCCGTTGCCGCGGACCTTGACCACCTGGTCTCGGTGACCCACTCCGCGTTCGATGTCTCGCTGCTGGAAATGGCACACGTGGATGTCAACAAGTCGGTGGCGCTGGCCGCATACGCCGCGGGCCTGGGGATCGACCCGGGGGAAGTCGTCGCGTTCGGGGACATGCCCAACGACCTGCAGATGCTGGCCTGGGCCGGTCACGGGTACGCGATGGCCTCCGGGCACGCATCGGCGCTGGACGCAGCCGCCTACCGGGCGCCGGGGGTGGAGGACGACGGGGTCGCCTGCATCCTGGAGGGCATCCTTGCGCGCAACGGCCACGTACCGGAACCGGGCTAGCAAACGGGGGCCCCGGGCCCGGCCGCTGCCAGGCGGCGGCGAACACCTCGATCCGAACCGATGAAGGGAACGCGATGGACTCCGCACGTGTCGGCACCGCACCCTTCCTGCTGAACACCGTCGGCTCCGCGATGGCCGGCTCACCGCTGGCGTTCTCCCACCGCGGCTTCGCGCCCGACGGGGCGGAAAACACGCTGAAGGCTTTTGCCGCGGCGCACGACCTGGGGTTCGGCTACCTGGAGACCGACGTCCGTGCCACCAGGGACGGGGTGCTGGTGGTGTTCCACGACGAGGATCTGGCCCGGCTTGCCGGGGAGAAGCGCAAGCTGGCCGACTGCACCATGGCCGAACTTTCCGGACTGCGGATTGCCGGCGAACCGATTCCCACCTTCGACGAGCTGCTCCGGGCGTTCCCGCAGGCGCACTTCAACGTCGATGTGAAAGATGCCGCCTCCGCCGCGCTACTGGCCGATGCCATTGCCGGCCATGACGCGCACTCGAGGGTGCTCGTCGCCTCCTTCGGAGGTCGGCGCCGGCGCAAAGTCCAGCACCTGCTCGCCCGCGAGGGGCTCCCCGGACCGGCTGTCGCCGCCAGCCCGGGCGTGATGGGGACCGCGGCGGCCGTCCTGTTGGCCAAGCTTGGCCCGCCGCGGCTGCCACGTGCGGCATTCCGGGAGTTGGCGGCCCTGCAGGTCCCCGAACGTCGCGGACCCGTCCGGGTGGTGACGCCGAGGTTCATCTCCAAGGCCCACGCCGCCGGGCTGCAGGTCCATGTGTGGGTCGTCAACGGGGAGTCGGACATGCACCGGCTGCTGGAAATGGGTGTCGACGGGCTCATGAGCGATCGCGCCGACACCCTGGCCCGGGTCATGGCCGAACGCGGCTGCTGGCCGCAAAACGGGCACGCCGGCTGAACGTGCACTGCGTGCCGGCGGGGGACTCAGGTGGTGGCTGTCGCCAGGGACGCCAGTGGCTCCAGCACCTTTGGCGCCCAGCGGCGCAGCTGCGGCTCGTCGGCGTCGGCCAGCAGTTGCAGCCAGGTCTCGTGGGTGTGCAACGGGGAAATCCGCAGGGCGGGGGCCACCAGCTCGTAGAGCTCGTCGGGGGATCCGTAGTCGTCCCACGCGGAAAGGTACGCGCCGATGGCCGCAAGGATCCTCGGGTCGTCGGCCGTGGCACGGAAATCGATGCGCATCCGCTCAAGGGGCCGGGCCAGCGAGGCAAAGGGGTGCGCCCAGTGTGCGTCGCCCAGGTTCAGGATCCGCGGTGCGCTCTTGTCGTCGGTGGGCGCAAAGACCCGGCGGCGGTCGAAGGAACCGTGCTCCAGGCTCAAGGGGATCGGCCCTGCGATCAGCTCCGCGCAGGCCAGTTCGATGTCCTTGAGGGCGCCGAAGGCGTGGTCGGCGTCGCGGGCGGGAATGCCCAGCGGGTGATCGGCGGGAAGTGAAGCATGCAGGGTGAGCGCGTTGTTGAACTCCTCGGGAAGCCACGCCGGATCCTGGATCTGCAGGCCCGCGTCGAAGAGTGCCTCCTCGGAATCGACAACCTCGCGCTGCAGCGCGCCCAGGGCACCGAGCGCACGTACCCACAGCTCGGGGGTGGTGGCCAGCCCGTCCAGCGTTGCACCGTAGTCGGGGGAGAGCATCCAGCCGCGTTCAGGGTCGATCGCCAGGGGCATGACCAGCCGGTCCGGGACCAGGTTGGCTGCAGCGGCGGTGACCGGCGGCTCAAAAAGCTGCCCGGGGGCCACCGCCTTGAAGAAAAGTATTCCGGAGTCGGTGGGAACGCGCAGGTACTTGGCGCGGAGCGACGAAGTTGCTTCCTGAAGTGCTCCTATGCGCTTGAGGGAATATGCCTCACAGGCCATGTCCACCCAGGCGAGCACCTCGGTGCGCCATTCGCCATCCGTCCAATTCTTAATCCACTGAGCCACGCCCACTATCCTAGCCAGTGAATCGTCGGCTTTCCTGTGAGGCCGAGGCGGCCGGCCAATGCTGGCCCGTCGAACCAGCCCCCTAGCCCTTGGCGGATCCCGCCATGAGGCCGCGGACGAAGTAGCGCTGCAGGGCGAAGAACACCGTCAGCGGCACGATGATTGCCAGGAACGCCCCGGCGGTGAGAAGGTGCCAATCCTGCCCGCGGGTCCCGGTGATTTCCGCCAGCAGCTTGGTGATCGGTGCGACGGGGCCGTCCGCGAAGATCAACGCGACCAGCAGGTCGTTCCAGACCCAGAGGAACTGGAAGATCGAGTACGCGGCGATGGCCGGGGCACAAAGCGGCAGCACGATCCGGAAGAAGATCTGCCCGTGGCTGGCTCCGTCCACCCGGGCCGCCTCGATGATCTCGTTGGGGATCTCGGCAATGAAGTTGTGCAGCAGGAAGATCGCCAGCGGCAGCCCGAAGATCGTGTGCGCGATCCACACCTGCGCGTAGCCGGCCTGGCCGAACGCCCCGATGACCGGGTAACCGAAGAGCTCCCCGGCCGCGAACAGCCGCAGCAGCGGCACCAACGCCATCTGGATCGGCACGATCTGCAGCGCGAAAACCAGGATGAAGAGCAGGTCCCTGCCGGGGAAGCGCATCCAGGCAAACGCATAGGCGGCCATGGTGGCCAGCAGCAGCGGGATCACCGTGGCCGGCAGGGTGATCGCGATGGAGTTGATGAACGACCCGGCCATGGTCAGCTGCGAGTTACCGGCCTGCAGGACGTCGGTGTAGTTCTGGGTGGTGAAACCCGGGTTTTCAAAGATCGTCCACCAACCGGTAGTGCGCACCAGCTGTGCCGGCCGGAAGGAGGAGACCAGCAGGCCGATGGTAGGGATGGTCCACAGCGCGGCAATCACCAGCGCCGCTAGCGTGGCCCATTTATTCGTCAGCCGGGACTTGGCCAGGGAGGCGGTTCGGAGGCGCCGGGAAGTCCCGTTGGCCGGTTCGGGGGTCAAGGGCGTGGCCTTGGCAAGCGTGGACATCAGCGCAGCTCCCTTTGCATCTTGATCTGCCGGGCGTTGTAGATGACGATGGGCAACACCATCACGAAGAGGATGACGGCGAACGCCGCGGAGCGACCGGCCTCGAAATTGCGGAACTGGGTGTACATTTCGTTCGCGATCACCGAGGTGTCGTTTGCGCCGGCAGTCATGGTCCGCACGATGTCAAAGACCTTCAGCGAGGCGATCGAGATCGTGGTCAGCACGACCACGAGCGTGGAACGGATGCCTGGCAGCGTGACGTTGGCGAAGCGCTGCCACGCACTGGCCCCGTCGATCTCGGCAGCCTCCAGTTGCTCGACGGGCACCCCCTTGATCGCCGCGGACAGCAGCACCATGGCGAAGCCGGTTTGCACCCAGATCAGCACCACGATCAGTGCCACGGTGTTGAATGGCTCGTTTTGCAGGAACCGGACCGGTTCCCCGCCCGCCCAGACGATCAGCTGGTTCAGCAGCCCGATCTGTTCGGCGTCGGCGGGCCGATCGGTGTAAACAAAGCGCCAGATGATCGAGGCACCGACGAACGAGATGGCCATCGGCATGAACACTAGGACCTTAAAGAACTTCTCGCCGCGGGACTTGTCGATGAATACCGCGTAGGCCAGTCCGGCGATGGTGGAGACCACCGGGGCGATCAACACCCACAGCACGGTGTTCAGCACCGTGCGGACGCCCGACGGCTGGGTAAAGATCCAGGCGAAGTTCTCCAGCCCCACAAATTCGGTGCCACGGGAATTCATGAACGAGGCGATGGTGGTCTGGATGGTCGGAATGACCAACCCGGCAGCCAGCAGGATCAGTGCTGGGGCGAGGAACCCCACGAGTGCGAAGACGTACCCGGCCCCG contains:
- a CDS encoding dienelactone hydrolase family protein, which produces MASQTPHQNVSFPSEGQRAHGYLALPEAGQGPGVIVIQEWWGLTDHIRDVADRLAAEGFVALAPDLFGGSVAHDGAEAAEMMSNLPEELGAKLLAGAVDYLLGLEAVTSSTAGTIGFCMGGGFVLALAAQQGKKISAAVPFYGVGQGVPQSYAGVRAQVQGHYANEDSSYPVAKAHAQEAQIREESGAEVVFHYYDAPHAFHNDANPSGNYRPEAARLAWDRSVDFLRQNIS
- a CDS encoding universal stress protein, whose protein sequence is MAETIIVGVDGSETAQRAAERAARIATSMDAELVVVTAHTSDNTEVVKIGTDTWILDDAEQAGKVAEQCAAGLRITEPTAKITAAAAHGKPQEVLVAEAERLNATLIVVGNVGMKGLGRVLGSVATSVAHAAPCDVYIVKTVK
- a CDS encoding DUF5997 family protein translates to MSEKTPQNMKPATAAKKLGIYLPAAPAEFQEGPVSRAELDELLANPPEWLEELRANGPHPRPVVAHKLNVSISGLARAEITEALTTKEIEALLADRPEWLQEERASLAAVRAEEKRVRDAAAAKGDRS
- a CDS encoding substrate-binding domain-containing protein; this translates as MTGLKIAYVPGVTPGKWLSRWNERYPQNPLLALRYDGGEILARLKNGESDIVFVRFAAGSSPKTPAVHVIPLYEEQQVVCAPKDHDIELHEDVVPLAEIQNENFLDLADYPESVGGTAMAMEVCSSGAGLLVLPLGVARLHSRKDVVHRELSGVPQTAIGIAWLAPEGDDPTDPVIEEFIGVVRGRGENSSRQASVAQKQQEQAAEARKKRQAADSEAAKNAKSTKNAQKKSGARAGRPGAKRGSKPASRGRKR
- a CDS encoding enoyl-CoA hydratase/isomerase family protein produces the protein MDFGTYETLLVEQRGNALLVTINQPASMNALAAAVVEDLHALTGVLADIGTDARWPVRGIIVTGAGDKSFVAGANIVEMNAMDPQAALAYGRRMHEVTLRLEALPVPVIAAVNGFALGGGCELAMACDFLYASANASFGQPEVNLGLVPGFGGSVRLQQRVGIGMARELIYTGRRIKAAEALRIGLVNRVLEDNAALLAAAEETIAEIAGKAPTAVANVKNALNEIAGLNVVDGLEAEARSFVKAFETEDSVVGRAAFVAKSAPEFPGR
- a CDS encoding alpha/beta hydrolase — translated: MLHVYGRHASQYAELWLPETRLHDVVAVIVHGGFWRQAYGAELGRPLAADLAARGIVAWNLEYRRMAGGDGGYPETFMDVATGIDALGAALAQAGIEDGPRIGIGHSAGGHLALWAAGRSLLPAGAPGALPEGSRSLDGVVSQAGVLDLGLAHRLSLGNDAAGELMGCSPESGAAAWLAADPAARDLPAVPLVMLHGRADADVPVELARSFASRAVAAGARVDYREYDGDHYGLISPGDPAWEATVEALLEVGGGAARGEEPHKLPLYRLPTGILKSSPPEKR
- a CDS encoding carbohydrate kinase family protein, whose translation is MLTVIGEALVDVLSGGISAPRTFVGGSPLNVAVGLAKLGHPVTFIGRWGDDEFGAKILHALESNNVRHICGPDDHPTSTARGILDPVGAASYTFDVHWDLPELPAGTPALADAQLVHTGSLATLVEPGAGKVLRLIEAARPHATITYDPNIRPSLITDHGQAVANVERFVALADVVRASDSDLEWLYPHRSVEETAAAWLASGPAMIVATYGSAGPWGLVEAGTASAKAPVVDVADTVGAGDSFISAMISALEVRGLLGSARREALHQLDTATLTEVLDYAARAAAITVSRPGANPPTRNEIH
- a CDS encoding HAD family hydrolase, translated to MRLVASDLDGTIIRADGTISPRTIEAFKHARESGMHIVFVTGRPVRWLEPVRAAFGHLGTVICSNGAVLYDLETERLLSAETIEPELLIETRRIILHAEPSATFAAETTRGLHLGSGFADSAETSRIQTFDALDLRSESLREEGVVKFLAKSRTRNADDFMAAVAADLDHLVSVTHSAFDVSLLEMAHVDVNKSVALAAYAAGLGIDPGEVVAFGDMPNDLQMLAWAGHGYAMASGHASALDAAAYRAPGVEDDGVACILEGILARNGHVPEPG
- a CDS encoding glycerophosphodiester phosphodiesterase family protein; this translates as MDSARVGTAPFLLNTVGSAMAGSPLAFSHRGFAPDGAENTLKAFAAAHDLGFGYLETDVRATRDGVLVVFHDEDLARLAGEKRKLADCTMAELSGLRIAGEPIPTFDELLRAFPQAHFNVDVKDAASAALLADAIAGHDAHSRVLVASFGGRRRRKVQHLLAREGLPGPAVAASPGVMGTAAAVLLAKLGPPRLPRAAFRELAALQVPERRGPVRVVTPRFISKAHAAGLQVHVWVVNGESDMHRLLEMGVDGLMSDRADTLARVMAERGCWPQNGHAG
- a CDS encoding carbohydrate ABC transporter permease; translated protein: MSTLAKATPLTPEPANGTSRRLRTASLAKSRLTNKWATLAALVIAALWTIPTIGLLVSSFRPAQLVRTTGWWTIFENPGFTTQNYTDVLQAGNSQLTMAGSFINSIAITLPATVIPLLLATMAAYAFAWMRFPGRDLLFILVFALQIVPIQMALVPLLRLFAAGELFGYPVIGAFGQAGYAQVWIAHTIFGLPLAIFLLHNFIAEIPNEIIEAARVDGASHGQIFFRIVLPLCAPAIAAYSIFQFLWVWNDLLVALIFADGPVAPITKLLAEITGTRGQDWHLLTAGAFLAIIVPLTVFFALQRYFVRGLMAGSAKG
- a CDS encoding carbohydrate ABC transporter permease, with the translated sequence MTMFLLWLSTLPTLAQIPIVIGVFLAVVVLLLFLIELAPRRGRKYTIIRAVACVVFPLAMVAILDSYTWAIIAAGFLGLLLFWLDLRSRHGAGYVFALVGFLAPALILLAAGLVIPTIQTTIASFMNSRGTEFVGLENFAWIFTQPSGVRTVLNTVLWVLIAPVVSTIAGLAYAVFIDKSRGEKFFKVLVFMPMAISFVGASIIWRFVYTDRPADAEQIGLLNQLIVWAGGEPVRFLQNEPFNTVALIVVLIWVQTGFAMVLLSAAIKGVPVEQLEAAEIDGASAWQRFANVTLPGIRSTLVVVLTTISIASLKVFDIVRTMTAGANDTSVIANEMYTQFRNFEAGRSAAFAVILFVMVLPIVIYNARQIKMQRELR